One genomic segment of Nonomuraea coxensis DSM 45129 includes these proteins:
- a CDS encoding ankyrin repeat domain-containing protein: MAVTDEAGWSGIGWSGRGRNDWTDLGLIRARLDAGADPNSGVRLHGRPLHAAAERGSPEVITELARRVDDIDAEHEGRTALWAAVFANRPDNARALAAAGADPWRPMMNGWSPGRLSLAGPTPDLFPVPSPEIGLSAAEAAAATEARRLITVAEATRRLEATPANEDDLELIEDDPWRDVDHSLTIIGITDVPGGCVITQPWGYGASTPGVIQRLSPDTVCYAMYANPKSGNQGRVARDGALEAWDTHPGGGRVSPDDPADEILATYLYHFRAVAYCCAGAGLRLTDARPVLGPPDTWMRLPERDYWA; encoded by the coding sequence ATGGCTGTCACCGACGAAGCCGGATGGTCCGGCATCGGCTGGTCCGGCAGAGGCCGGAACGACTGGACGGATCTCGGCCTGATTCGTGCCCGGCTCGATGCGGGCGCTGATCCCAACTCCGGCGTGCGGCTTCATGGAAGGCCGCTGCACGCCGCTGCCGAACGCGGCTCGCCTGAAGTGATCACCGAACTGGCCAGACGCGTCGACGACATCGATGCGGAGCACGAGGGCCGGACCGCGCTGTGGGCGGCCGTGTTCGCGAACCGTCCCGACAACGCGCGGGCCCTTGCCGCCGCTGGAGCCGACCCGTGGCGTCCCATGATGAACGGCTGGTCCCCCGGCCGCCTCAGCCTGGCCGGCCCCACCCCTGATCTCTTCCCCGTACCTTCACCGGAGATCGGTCTGTCCGCAGCCGAGGCCGCCGCCGCGACGGAAGCCAGACGTTTGATCACCGTGGCCGAGGCAACACGGCGACTCGAAGCCACTCCCGCCAACGAGGACGACCTCGAACTGATCGAGGACGATCCATGGCGGGACGTCGACCACAGCCTGACCATCATCGGCATCACGGACGTGCCCGGAGGCTGCGTCATCACCCAACCGTGGGGCTACGGCGCCTCCACTCCCGGCGTCATCCAGCGCCTCTCGCCGGACACCGTGTGCTACGCCATGTACGCCAACCCCAAGAGCGGCAACCAGGGACGGGTCGCCCGAGACGGCGCCCTCGAAGCCTGGGACACACATCCCGGCGGCGGCCGCGTATCCCCCGACGACCCCGCCGACGAGATCCTCGCCACCTACCTCTACCACTTCCGCGCCGTGGCCTACTGCTGTGCCGGCGCGGGCTTGCGCCTGACCGACGCCCGTCCGGTTCTCGGCCCGCCCGACACGTGGATGCGACTGCCCGAGCGCGACTACTGGGCCTGA
- a CDS encoding serine hydrolase domain-containing protein, with amino-acid sequence MRRARQPRTAVLSILVLGLVAAPSSGVRAAAEPGVVPRSDRAALQRVLDEAVRQGSPGALAQSRAYGVVRNLSSGVADITTRRPPRADMRFRAGSVTKTFVATAILRLVATGRLHLDDTVGEVLPGVVPEPGGDTITIRMLLNHTSGLYDYTADPRLEQIVVSDPAHCFTPAELVRFATQHPLSFPPGTSWAYSNTDYSLLAMVIEKITGRSYAEEITRTLLRPLGLRDTYFPGCSPLIRGPHMSGYTRTDPAQPGIQDVTTYNPSFAAGEGDIISTVGDLNRFDAALLAGRLLPARLLRMMLTPTPGSFPGSDTFRYGLGVVIATASCGVTTYGHAGEIQGWQTWMSGTRGGRHTMSFVLNSDWLDQGSIITRAVNAEYCGTP; translated from the coding sequence ATGCGCCGTGCCAGGCAGCCGCGTACCGCCGTTCTGTCCATTCTCGTTCTCGGGCTCGTCGCCGCACCGAGCTCCGGGGTGCGGGCCGCGGCCGAGCCCGGTGTCGTCCCGCGGTCGGACCGCGCCGCCCTTCAGCGCGTCCTCGACGAGGCGGTTCGCCAGGGTTCTCCCGGCGCGCTCGCGCAGTCCCGGGCGTACGGCGTCGTCCGGAACCTCTCCAGCGGCGTCGCGGACATCACGACGCGCCGGCCGCCGAGGGCCGACATGCGGTTCAGGGCGGGCAGCGTCACCAAGACGTTCGTGGCCACCGCGATCCTGCGCCTGGTCGCCACCGGACGCCTCCACCTGGACGACACCGTCGGGGAGGTCCTCCCCGGTGTCGTCCCGGAGCCCGGCGGCGACACCATCACCATCCGCATGCTGCTCAACCACACCAGCGGCCTGTACGACTACACCGCCGACCCCCGGCTGGAGCAGATCGTGGTGAGCGATCCCGCGCACTGCTTCACCCCGGCCGAGCTGGTCCGCTTCGCCACCCAGCACCCGTTGTCCTTTCCGCCCGGCACGTCGTGGGCGTACTCCAACACCGACTACTCGCTGCTCGCCATGGTGATCGAGAAGATCACTGGCCGCTCCTACGCCGAGGAGATCACCCGCACTCTTCTCCGCCCTCTCGGCCTGCGGGACACCTACTTCCCGGGCTGCTCGCCGCTCATCCGCGGGCCGCACATGAGCGGGTACACCCGGACCGATCCGGCGCAACCGGGGATCCAGGACGTGACGACGTACAACCCGTCCTTCGCGGCGGGGGAAGGCGACATCATCTCCACGGTCGGTGACCTCAACCGGTTCGACGCGGCGTTGCTGGCCGGTCGGCTGCTGCCCGCCCGGCTGCTGCGGATGATGCTCACGCCCACTCCCGGCTCCTTTCCCGGCAGCGACACCTTCAGGTACGGCCTCGGCGTGGTGATCGCCACCGCGTCCTGCGGCGTGACCACGTACGGCCATGCCGGGGAGATCCAGGGCTGGCAGACCTGGATGTCCGGCACCCGTGGCGGCCGGCACACGATGTCCTTCGTCCTCAACAGCGACTGGCTGGACCAGGGCAGCATCATCACCAGGGCGGTGAACGCCGAGTACTGCGGGACTCCCTGA
- a CDS encoding SDR family oxidoreductase, translating into MRFDDHRVVITAAGRDFGRTLAIRLADLGAEVFLSARSLAAAERVRDEIRARGHRHVHAHACDLTDPASIRDFATGVAQRTDRVDILINNGARYLHGPDLLSASDSDVVDTIASGATGTVLTVKSFLPLLLNSDKPDVVTMVSACGTAGHHRSDAHDAFYAAKSAQAGFTEILSKRLRPQGVRVISLYPPDFDNPDPLSEDWESTPRKAKDALTAQSILECVLFAVAQPRDCFIKAFHFEQV; encoded by the coding sequence ATGAGATTCGACGACCATCGCGTGGTCATCACCGCCGCCGGCCGCGACTTCGGGCGAACCCTGGCCATCCGGCTCGCAGACCTCGGCGCCGAGGTCTTCCTGTCCGCCCGCAGCCTCGCCGCCGCCGAACGCGTCCGCGACGAGATCCGCGCCCGAGGCCATCGGCACGTCCACGCCCATGCCTGCGACCTGACGGATCCCGCCTCGATCCGCGACTTCGCGACCGGCGTCGCCCAGCGGACCGACCGCGTCGACATCCTGATCAACAACGGCGCGCGCTACCTCCACGGCCCGGACCTCCTGTCGGCCTCCGACAGCGATGTCGTCGACACCATCGCCTCCGGCGCGACGGGCACGGTCCTGACCGTGAAGAGCTTCCTCCCTCTCCTGCTCAACTCGGACAAGCCGGATGTGGTGACGATGGTCTCGGCCTGCGGAACGGCCGGACATCACCGCTCGGACGCGCACGACGCCTTCTACGCGGCCAAGAGCGCCCAGGCAGGCTTCACCGAGATTCTCTCCAAGCGCCTGCGGCCCCAGGGAGTCCGGGTGATATCGCTCTACCCGCCCGACTTCGACAACCCCGACCCCCTCTCCGAGGACTGGGAGTCCACCCCGCGGAAGGCCAAGGACGCCCTCACCGCGCAGTCGATCCTGGAGTGCGTCCTCTTCGCGGTCGCCCAGCCCCGTGACTGCTTCATCAAGGCCTTCCACTTCGAACAGGTCTGA
- a CDS encoding response regulator → MAVRVLICDDLPLIREGLALLLGVDDIVVLGQTGDGVEAVEQARALQPDVVLMDVRMPHLDGVEATRKITADGFAKDPDRPIKVLILTMFHTDDAVYAALRAGASGFMLKDAKPEDLLAAVRAVAAGDAWIAPGVAKRLLKDFAARHDPQRPTPAELAGLTVREREVHVLVAHGLSNAEIARHLSVSEATVKTHLGRVLIKLGLRDRAQAIAVAYHCGLVLPGSSPPPVQH, encoded by the coding sequence GTGGCGGTTCGCGTGCTCATCTGTGATGACCTGCCCCTCATCCGCGAGGGTCTCGCTCTGCTGCTCGGCGTGGACGACATCGTCGTCCTCGGCCAGACCGGCGACGGCGTCGAGGCCGTCGAACAGGCTCGGGCCCTCCAGCCGGACGTGGTGCTGATGGACGTCCGGATGCCGCACCTCGACGGCGTGGAGGCGACCCGCAAGATCACCGCCGACGGCTTCGCGAAGGACCCGGACCGGCCGATCAAGGTGCTCATCCTGACCATGTTCCACACGGACGACGCCGTGTACGCGGCGCTGCGGGCCGGAGCGTCGGGATTCATGCTCAAGGACGCCAAGCCCGAGGATCTCCTCGCGGCGGTGCGGGCGGTGGCGGCCGGCGACGCGTGGATCGCGCCGGGCGTGGCCAAGCGCCTGCTCAAGGACTTCGCCGCCCGTCACGACCCGCAGCGGCCGACGCCCGCCGAGCTCGCCGGGCTCACCGTCCGCGAGCGGGAGGTGCACGTGCTCGTCGCCCACGGGCTGTCCAACGCGGAGATCGCGCGCCACCTGAGCGTCAGCGAGGCCACCGTCAAGACGCATCTCGGCCGCGTTCTCATCAAGCTCGGCCTGCGCGACCGGGCTCAGGCCATCGCGGTCGCCTATCACTGCGGCCTGGTTCTCCCCGGGAGCAGTCCGCCACCCGTTCAGCACTGA
- a CDS encoding sensor histidine kinase, translated as MGRLRALAARAARAPVAARDGLLAAVLCAVDLRTQWTVEAADRLVGEGPVPWPLVVGYAVAGYAALAWRRHRPGTVFVVVLVHSLVAQVFLPWRPLLGLLVAFYTVAVRMSLPRSLAALLGVSVASALTVADEVSDSPPGERVDVLLVNVILYLVLELALWGVARIVHRGGRELRASEARRRAAARVAVAEERARIARELHDIVAHAVTVIVLQAAGARQVLPAGLPQVERSLTNIETTGRQAMDELRRLLGVLADAGLRPGEGAKELEPHPGIEDLGPVVARVAAAGLPVRVDHHGTARPLDTSVGVAAYRVVSEGLTNALKHGGAGARTVVRLEWKDEELVVSVTDDGWGRPPEDATPLSGGHGLAGLDERVRAVGGRLRAGPLADGGYQVSATLPASARDR; from the coding sequence ATGGGACGGCTCCGCGCCCTGGCGGCACGGGCGGCCCGTGCGCCGGTGGCCGCGCGCGACGGGCTGCTCGCGGCCGTGCTCTGTGCCGTCGATCTCCGTACGCAGTGGACCGTGGAGGCGGCCGACCGGCTCGTCGGTGAGGGGCCGGTGCCGTGGCCTCTCGTCGTCGGGTACGCCGTGGCGGGGTACGCCGCGCTCGCCTGGCGCCGGCACCGGCCGGGGACGGTGTTCGTGGTCGTCCTGGTCCACAGTCTCGTGGCGCAGGTGTTCCTGCCCTGGCGGCCGCTGCTCGGGCTGCTCGTCGCGTTCTACACGGTCGCGGTCCGGATGAGCCTGCCCCGGTCGCTGGCCGCGCTGCTGGGTGTCAGCGTGGCGTCCGCGCTCACCGTCGCCGACGAGGTCTCGGACTCGCCGCCGGGTGAGCGCGTGGACGTGCTGCTGGTCAACGTCATCCTGTACCTGGTGCTGGAGCTGGCCCTCTGGGGGGTCGCCAGGATCGTCCACCGGGGCGGGCGCGAGCTGCGCGCGTCGGAGGCGCGGCGCCGGGCGGCGGCACGGGTGGCGGTCGCCGAGGAACGGGCCCGCATCGCGCGTGAGCTGCACGACATCGTGGCCCACGCGGTGACGGTGATCGTGTTGCAGGCCGCGGGGGCGCGGCAGGTCCTGCCGGCCGGGCTTCCGCAGGTGGAGCGGTCGCTCACGAACATCGAGACCACCGGCAGGCAGGCGATGGACGAGCTGCGCCGGCTCCTCGGGGTGCTCGCCGACGCCGGGCTGCGCCCCGGTGAGGGCGCCAAGGAGCTGGAGCCGCATCCGGGCATCGAGGACCTGGGGCCGGTCGTCGCGCGGGTCGCCGCCGCCGGCCTTCCCGTGCGGGTCGATCATCACGGTACGGCCCGGCCGCTCGACACCAGTGTCGGTGTGGCCGCGTACCGGGTGGTGAGCGAGGGGCTCACCAACGCGCTGAAACACGGCGGCGCCGGTGCCCGTACGGTCGTCCGGCTGGAGTGGAAGGACGAGGAGCTCGTCGTGTCGGTCACCGACGACGGATGGGGCCGGCCCCCGGAGGACGCGACGCCGCTCTCGGGGGGACACGGCCTGGCCGGGCTGGACGAGCGGGTGCGCGCCGTCGGCGGGCGGCTGCGGGCCGGACCGCTCGCGGACGGGGGATACCAGGTTTCGGCCACGCTGCCGGCGTCGGCCCGCGACCGTTGA
- a CDS encoding VOC family protein, with product MRGRVNQIVVDCRDPESLVGFWAALLGGEPVHRARGWSQVEPPGGVRLAFQPVAEGKTVKNRLHLDIAVEEIGPAVAAAVRLGASPIGERVTDDQGAFQVMADPEGNEFCFVAPA from the coding sequence ATGCGTGGACGTGTGAACCAGATCGTGGTGGACTGCCGGGATCCGGAGAGCCTGGTGGGGTTCTGGGCGGCGCTTCTCGGGGGCGAGCCGGTGCACCGGGCGCGGGGGTGGTCGCAGGTGGAGCCGCCCGGCGGCGTACGGCTGGCGTTCCAGCCGGTCGCCGAGGGCAAGACGGTGAAGAACCGGCTGCACCTGGACATCGCGGTCGAGGAGATCGGGCCCGCCGTCGCCGCCGCGGTACGGCTCGGCGCCTCGCCGATCGGCGAGCGGGTCACGGACGATCAGGGGGCGTTCCAGGTCATGGCCGATCCGGAGGGGAACGAGTTCTGCTTCGTCGCGCCGGCCTGA
- a CDS encoding NAD(P)/FAD-dependent oxidoreductase, translating into MRRVDVLVVGAGLAGLHTARLLARRGLDVLVIDRRRPPGPGTRTTGIRTTGIFVRRTLDDFDLPEHLLGPGIRDVLLYPPSRRSPVRLTSDRDEYRVADMPGVYRHARHAAQAAGAEVLLGVRYVGARAGVVTLEGAEPVAARFVVGADGARSHVARDLGLDVNRRFLVGAELVHPIAPGTSGPAFHCGLDPCLRLSELAAAVVAGYLRTGDEDVLRRYDGGALRARFRGRLLLRRAFAGVRSPVAAEAAVGLLRGRAGRALAARVLFGDGSFPDVRAGLADLAATR; encoded by the coding sequence ATGCGAAGAGTGGACGTACTGGTGGTGGGTGCGGGGCTGGCCGGTCTGCACACCGCCCGGCTGCTCGCCCGGCGCGGCCTGGACGTGCTGGTGATCGACCGGCGCAGGCCGCCCGGCCCGGGGACCCGGACGACGGGGATCCGGACGACGGGGATCTTCGTCCGCCGTACCCTCGACGACTTCGACCTGCCCGAGCACCTGCTCGGGCCCGGCATCCGGGACGTGCTGCTGTACCCGCCGTCGCGGCGCTCGCCGGTCCGGCTCACCAGCGACCGGGACGAGTATCGCGTGGCCGACATGCCGGGCGTCTACCGGCACGCGCGCCACGCGGCGCAGGCCGCGGGGGCCGAGGTCCTGCTCGGCGTCCGGTACGTCGGGGCGCGGGCGGGCGTCGTGACCCTGGAGGGGGCGGAGCCGGTGGCGGCCAGGTTCGTCGTCGGGGCGGACGGCGCGCGCTCGCACGTGGCTCGTGACCTGGGCCTCGACGTCAACCGGCGGTTCCTGGTCGGCGCCGAGCTCGTGCATCCGATCGCGCCGGGGACGAGCGGCCCGGCGTTCCACTGCGGGCTGGACCCGTGCCTGCGCCTGTCGGAGCTGGCGGCGGCGGTGGTCGCCGGCTACCTGCGGACCGGCGACGAGGACGTGCTGCGCCGGTACGACGGGGGCGCGCTGCGGGCCCGGTTCCGGGGGCGGCTGCTGCTGCGGCGGGCGTTCGCCGGCGTCCGGTCGCCCGTGGCGGCGGAGGCGGCGGTGGGGCTGCTGCGCGGGCGGGCGGGGCGGGCGCTGGCGGCGCGGGTCCTGTTCGGCGACGGCTCGTTCCCCGACGTGCGGGCCGGGCTCGCCGACCTGGCGGCCACCCGATGA
- a CDS encoding flavodoxin family protein gives MSRDVRRLLIVHHTASPTLHELFAAVREGATTDEVEGVEVVARAALRATAVDLFEADGVVLGTPANIGYMSGALKHFFDTVYYPCLEETRRLPYGLYVHGNNDTTGAVRAVESIAAGLGWERVREPVTVTGPPGKDDLAACWELGATLAATISPA, from the coding sequence GTGTCACGAGACGTCCGCCGCCTGCTGATCGTGCACCACACCGCCTCGCCCACGCTCCACGAGCTCTTCGCCGCCGTGCGCGAGGGCGCCACGACCGACGAGGTCGAGGGCGTCGAGGTGGTCGCCCGGGCGGCGCTGCGGGCCACCGCCGTCGACCTGTTCGAGGCCGACGGGGTCGTCCTGGGCACGCCCGCCAACATCGGCTACATGAGCGGCGCGCTCAAGCACTTCTTCGACACCGTCTACTACCCGTGCCTGGAGGAGACGCGGCGGCTGCCGTACGGGCTGTACGTCCACGGCAACAACGACACGACCGGGGCCGTCCGCGCGGTGGAGTCGATCGCCGCCGGGCTCGGCTGGGAGCGGGTCCGGGAGCCGGTCACGGTGACAGGGCCCCCGGGCAAGGACGACCTCGCGGCCTGCTGGGAACTCGGCGCCACCCTCGCCGCGACGATCAGCCCCGCGTGA
- a CDS encoding winged helix-turn-helix transcriptional regulator — translation MAQTCRSGLHDRHDVYAAQCPCRDVLDLLANKWSALAVGALEEGPRRFGALQRRLEGVSPKVLTQTLRRLEENGFVDRTIYPAVPLHVEYALTDLGRGVAGPLGLLRSWVEEHLDEIHAARADAGRPPEA, via the coding sequence ATGGCGCAGACCTGCCGCTCGGGCCTGCACGACCGGCACGACGTCTACGCCGCGCAGTGCCCGTGCCGGGACGTCCTCGACCTGCTGGCCAACAAGTGGTCCGCCCTCGCCGTCGGCGCGCTGGAGGAGGGGCCGCGGCGCTTCGGCGCGTTGCAGCGCCGGCTGGAGGGCGTGAGCCCCAAGGTGCTCACCCAGACCCTGCGCCGCCTGGAGGAGAACGGCTTCGTCGACCGCACGATCTACCCGGCGGTCCCGCTGCACGTCGAATACGCGCTCACCGACCTCGGGCGCGGCGTCGCCGGGCCTCTCGGCCTGCTGCGCTCCTGGGTGGAGGAGCACCTCGACGAGATCCACGCCGCGCGCGCCGACGCGGGCCGCCCGCCGGAGGCGTGA
- a CDS encoding NADP-dependent oxidoreductase yields MSSTMRAIIQDSFGGPEVLRLAEVPRPAPLPTEILVRVHAAGVNPVDWKTRQGSGMAGVLGEPPFILGWDVSGVVEETGFGVTIFEPGDEVFGMPWFPRQAGAYAEYVTAPARHFARKPRAFGHEAAAGTPLAALTAWQSLVDTAALGSGQRVLIHAAAGGVGHLAVQLARHAGAYVIATASAAKHDWLRSLGADEVIDYTATRFEDVVRDVDVVLDLVGDSHDGTSTRSLQVLRTGGLLIAVPSGVAPELVERAREHGVRATGILVEPDGAALARIAELIDKGELSVEIEDVFPLAEAAEAHRRGERGRTRGKIVLRVP; encoded by the coding sequence ATGTCATCCACCATGCGCGCGATCATCCAGGACTCCTTCGGCGGCCCGGAGGTGCTGCGCCTCGCCGAGGTGCCGCGCCCGGCCCCGCTGCCCACCGAGATCCTGGTACGGGTCCACGCCGCCGGCGTGAACCCGGTGGACTGGAAGACCCGCCAGGGCTCCGGCATGGCCGGGGTACTGGGGGAGCCGCCGTTCATCCTGGGCTGGGACGTCTCCGGCGTGGTCGAGGAGACCGGGTTCGGCGTGACCATCTTCGAGCCGGGGGACGAGGTGTTCGGCATGCCGTGGTTCCCGCGCCAGGCGGGGGCGTACGCCGAGTACGTCACCGCGCCCGCTCGCCACTTCGCCCGCAAGCCGCGCGCCTTCGGCCACGAGGCCGCCGCCGGGACCCCGCTGGCCGCGCTCACCGCCTGGCAGTCCCTGGTCGACACCGCCGCGCTCGGCAGCGGGCAGCGGGTGCTGATCCACGCGGCGGCGGGCGGCGTCGGCCATCTGGCGGTGCAGCTCGCCCGGCACGCGGGCGCGTACGTGATCGCCACCGCGAGCGCCGCCAAGCACGACTGGCTGCGCTCGCTGGGCGCGGACGAGGTCATCGACTACACCGCGACCAGGTTCGAGGACGTCGTCCGCGACGTGGACGTGGTGCTCGACCTCGTCGGCGACTCCCATGACGGGACGAGCACCCGTTCGCTGCAGGTGCTGCGGACGGGCGGGCTGCTGATCGCGGTGCCGTCGGGCGTGGCGCCGGAGCTGGTCGAGCGGGCCCGCGAGCACGGCGTGCGCGCCACCGGGATCCTGGTCGAGCCGGACGGCGCGGCGCTGGCCAGGATCGCCGAGCTGATCGACAAGGGTGAGCTGAGCGTCGAGATCGAGGACGTCTTCCCGCTCGCGGAGGCCGCCGAGGCGCACCGGCGCGGCGAGCGGGGACGCACCCGGGGCAAGATCGTGCTCCGCGTCCCCTGA
- a CDS encoding YbaB/EbfC family nucleoid-associated protein, producing MVERDLRSGDLELDRLMAELQASSQEFSEVIGKVGDVVGQAESQDGKIRVRVSSSGQLIGLHLDPRAMRLGSQELAGLIMELSRRATDDAARRLTEVARPYLDGDQRPGENDPRRRRR from the coding sequence ATGGTTGAGCGTGATCTTCGCAGCGGCGACCTGGAGCTCGACCGCCTCATGGCGGAACTCCAGGCGAGTTCTCAGGAGTTCTCCGAGGTCATCGGGAAGGTCGGTGACGTGGTGGGGCAGGCGGAGAGCCAGGACGGCAAGATCAGGGTGCGCGTCTCGTCCTCGGGACAGCTCATCGGCCTGCACCTCGACCCCCGGGCGATGCGCCTGGGGTCGCAGGAGCTGGCCGGCCTGATCATGGAGCTGTCGCGGCGCGCGACCGACGACGCGGCACGACGGCTCACGGAGGTGGCGCGGCCCTACCTCGACGGCGACCAGCGTCCCGGCGAGAACGACCCCCGGCGGCGCCGCCGCTAG
- a CDS encoding glycoside hydrolase family 16 protein, producing the protein MVRTPRTSRTLLAVGAALVSVLALLVPLAGTASAAPAPGPLVWSDEFDGAAGSAVDAAKWRFDIGGGGWGNNEHQYYTDSTRNAALDGAGNLVITARRENPANYQCHYGTCQYTSARLLTAATFTRAYGRFEARMKLPRGQGIWPAFWMLGNDIGSVGWPNSGEIDIMENIGREPNTVHGTIHGPGYSGGGGIGASYTIGGAFADAFHTFAVDWSPNLIVWYVDGVEYQRRTPADLGGNRWVYDHPFFMLLNVAVGGNWPGYPDASTTFPQTMTVDYVRVYAPPADTGTGGRITGYGGKCVDVAGAATANGTPVQLWDCNGTGAQNWSWNADGSVRALGKCMDVTSGSTANGAKVQLYDCNGTGAQKWAYNSGNGQIVNPQSGKCLDATDVSSANGTRLQIWDCGGGANQKWSRS; encoded by the coding sequence ATGGTCCGCACCCCCCGAACATCCCGCACCCTGCTCGCCGTCGGCGCCGCACTCGTCTCGGTGCTCGCCCTGCTCGTGCCGCTGGCCGGCACCGCGAGCGCCGCCCCCGCCCCCGGCCCGCTGGTCTGGTCCGACGAGTTCGACGGAGCCGCCGGCAGCGCCGTGGACGCCGCGAAGTGGCGCTTCGACATCGGCGGCGGCGGCTGGGGCAACAACGAGCACCAGTACTACACCGACAGCACCCGCAACGCCGCCCTCGACGGCGCGGGGAACCTGGTGATCACCGCCCGCCGCGAGAACCCGGCCAACTACCAGTGCCACTACGGCACCTGCCAGTACACCTCGGCCCGGCTGCTCACCGCCGCCACCTTCACCCGCGCGTATGGCCGCTTCGAGGCCCGCATGAAGCTCCCCAGGGGCCAGGGCATCTGGCCGGCCTTCTGGATGCTGGGCAACGACATCGGCTCGGTCGGCTGGCCCAACAGCGGCGAGATCGACATCATGGAGAACATCGGCCGCGAGCCGAACACCGTCCACGGCACCATCCACGGCCCCGGCTACTCGGGCGGGGGCGGCATCGGCGCGTCGTACACCATCGGCGGCGCGTTCGCCGACGCCTTCCACACCTTCGCCGTCGACTGGTCGCCCAACCTGATCGTCTGGTACGTCGACGGCGTCGAGTACCAGCGGCGCACCCCCGCCGACCTCGGTGGCAACCGCTGGGTCTACGACCACCCGTTCTTCATGCTCCTGAACGTCGCGGTCGGCGGCAACTGGCCCGGCTACCCCGACGCGAGCACCACGTTCCCGCAGACCATGACCGTCGACTACGTCCGCGTCTACGCCCCGCCGGCCGACACGGGCACCGGCGGCCGGATCACCGGCTACGGCGGCAAGTGCGTCGACGTGGCCGGGGCCGCCACCGCCAACGGCACCCCCGTGCAGCTCTGGGACTGCAACGGCACGGGCGCCCAGAACTGGTCGTGGAACGCCGACGGCTCCGTGCGGGCGCTCGGCAAGTGCATGGACGTCACGAGCGGCTCCACGGCCAACGGCGCGAAGGTGCAGCTCTACGACTGCAACGGCACCGGCGCCCAGAAGTGGGCGTACAACTCGGGCAACGGCCAGATCGTCAACCCGCAGTCCGGGAAATGCCTCGACGCGACCGACGTGAGCTCGGCCAACGGCACCCGCCTGCAGATCTGGGACTGCGGCGGCGGCGCGAACCAGAAATGGTCCCGTTCCTGA